Proteins found in one Streptococcus mitis genomic segment:
- a CDS encoding CTP synthase: protein MSTKYIFVTGGVVSSIGKGIVAASLGRLLKNRGLKVTIQKFDPYINIDPGTMSPYQHGEVFVTDDGAETDLDLGHYERFIDINLNKYSNVTTGKIYSEVLRKERRGEYLGATVQVIPHITDALKEKIKRAALTTDSDVIITEVGGTVGDIESLPFLEALRQMKADVGADNVMYIHTTLLPYLKAAGEMKTKPTQHSVKELRGLGIQPNMLVIRTEEPAGQGIKNKLAQFCDVAPEAVIESLDVEHLYQIPLNLQAQGMDQIVCDHLKLDAPVADMTEWSAMVDKVMNLKKQVKISLVGKYVELQDAYISVVEALKHSGYANDAEVKINWINANDVTAENVAELLSDADGIIVPGGFGQRGTEGKIQAIRYARENDVPMLGVCLGMQLTCIEFARHVLGLEGANSAELAPETKYPIIDIMRDQIDVEDMGGTLRLGLYPSKLKRGSKAAAAYHNQEVVQRRHRHRYEFNNAFREQFEEAGLVFSGVSPDNRLVEIVEIPENKFFVACQYHPELSSRPNRPEELYAAFVTAAVENSN from the coding sequence ATGTCTACGAAATATATTTTTGTAACTGGTGGTGTGGTATCGTCTATTGGGAAAGGGATTGTCGCAGCAAGTCTAGGTCGTCTCTTGAAAAATCGTGGTCTCAAAGTAACCATTCAAAAGTTTGACCCTTATATCAATATCGATCCGGGAACTATGAGTCCTTACCAGCACGGGGAAGTTTTTGTGACAGATGACGGAGCTGAGACAGATTTGGACTTGGGTCACTATGAACGTTTCATCGATATCAATCTCAACAAATATTCCAACGTGACAACTGGTAAAATTTACAGTGAAGTTCTTCGTAAGGAACGCCGTGGAGAATACCTTGGGGCAACTGTTCAGGTTATTCCTCATATCACAGATGCTTTGAAAGAAAAAATCAAGCGTGCCGCTCTAACGACCGACTCTGATGTCATTATCACAGAGGTCGGTGGAACCGTTGGGGATATCGAGTCCTTACCATTCTTAGAGGCCCTTCGTCAGATGAAGGCAGATGTGGGTGCGGACAATGTCATGTACATTCATACAACCTTGCTTCCTTACCTCAAGGCTGCTGGTGAAATGAAGACTAAACCAACTCAACACTCTGTAAAAGAATTGCGTGGATTGGGAATCCAGCCAAATATGTTGGTTATTCGTACAGAAGAGCCAGCTGGTCAAGGAATTAAAAACAAACTGGCCCAGTTCTGTGATGTGGCGCCAGAAGCCGTTATCGAATCGTTGGATGTTGAACACCTTTACCAAATTCCATTGAACTTGCAGGCGCAAGGTATGGACCAAATTGTCTGTGATCATTTGAAATTAGACGCACCAGTAGCAGATATGACAGAATGGTCAGCCATGGTGGACAAGGTCATGAACCTCAAGAAACAAGTTAAGATTTCCCTTGTCGGTAAGTATGTGGAGTTGCAAGATGCTTACATTTCTGTGGTTGAAGCCTTGAAACACTCTGGTTATGCCAACGACGCAGAAGTTAAAATCAATTGGATCAATGCCAATGATGTGACAGCAGAGAATGTGGCGGAACTCTTGTCTGATGCGGACGGAATCATCGTACCAGGTGGTTTTGGCCAACGTGGTACGGAAGGGAAAATCCAAGCCATTCGCTATGCGCGTGAGAATGATGTTCCTATGTTGGGTGTCTGCTTGGGAATGCAGTTGACTTGTATCGAGTTTGCTCGTCACGTTTTGGGGCTTGAAGGTGCCAATTCTGCAGAGCTTGCACCAGAAACAAAATACCCTATCATTGATATCATGCGTGATCAGATTGATGTTGAGGATATGGGGGGAACCCTTCGCTTGGGGCTTTATCCGTCTAAGTTGAAACGTGGTTCTAAGGCAGCGGCTGCTTATCACAATCAAGAAGTGGTGCAACGCCGTCACCGTCACCGTTATGAGTTTAACAACGCCTTCCGTGAGCAGTTTGAGGAAGCAGGCCTTGTCTTCTCAGGAGTTTCTCCAGATAATCGTTTGGTAGAAATTGTGGAAATTCCTGAAAATAAATTCTTTGTAGCGTGTCAGTATCACCCTGAACTGTCAAGCCGTCCAAATCGCCCAGAAGAACTCTACGCTGCCTTTGTTACTGCAGCAGTTGAGAATAGTAATTAG
- the rpoE gene encoding DNA-directed RNA polymerase subunit delta, with translation MELEVFAGQEKSELSMIEVARAILELRGRDHEMHFSDLVNEIQNYLGTSNSDIREALPLFYTELNFDGSFISLGDNKWGLRSWYGVDEIDEEIIALEENDDDEVAPKAKKKRVNAFMDGDSDAIDYNADDPEDEDAYEADPALSYDDENPDDEKNEVEAYDAEINEIAPDDLGEDVDLNEEDDEFSDDDSENIEE, from the coding sequence TTGGAATTAGAAGTATTTGCTGGGCAAGAAAAAAGTGAACTATCTATGATTGAGGTAGCGCGTGCTATCTTGGAACTTCGTGGTCGCGATCATGAGATGCATTTTAGCGATCTTGTAAACGAAATTCAAAACTACCTTGGAACATCAAACAGCGATATCCGCGAAGCTTTGCCTTTGTTCTACACAGAGTTGAACTTTGATGGTAGCTTCATCTCACTTGGAGACAACAAATGGGGTCTTCGTTCATGGTATGGTGTGGACGAAATCGACGAAGAAATCATCGCTCTTGAGGAAAATGACGATGATGAAGTAGCACCAAAAGCTAAGAAGAAACGTGTCAATGCCTTCATGGATGGCGATTCAGATGCTATTGACTACAATGCGGATGATCCAGAAGACGAAGATGCATACGAAGCAGATCCAGCTCTTTCATACGATGATGAAAATCCAGATGATGAGAAAAATGAAGTGGAAGCTTACGATGCAGAAATCAACGAAATCGCCCCAGATGACTTGGGAGAAGACGTGGATCTCAACGAAGAAGATGATGAGTTTTCAGACGATGATTCTGAAAACATCGAGGAATAA